The following are encoded in a window of Magnetococcales bacterium genomic DNA:
- the hscB gene encoding Fe-S protein assembly co-chaperone HscB, which yields MDYFALFGMPPAFQVDRNQLDTVYREKQQLFHPDRFALRSIQERRYSLEQVTQLNEAWRTLRDPLQRGEYLLRLLEGGDLSPSPAGNEENMAGDPEFLLEVMEMREALAMITPSHATASQQLAALRQDVEQRIAAEISAVNDALTAAWAESSASSAREHAKRHIKRLRYHKRFVEELDRLEE from the coding sequence GTGGATTATTTTGCCTTGTTTGGCATGCCTCCGGCTTTTCAAGTGGACCGCAACCAGTTGGACACTGTCTATCGGGAGAAGCAGCAACTGTTTCATCCCGACCGGTTTGCCCTGCGCTCCATTCAGGAGCGGCGCTACTCCCTGGAGCAGGTGACGCAACTGAACGAGGCTTGGCGCACCCTGCGCGATCCGTTGCAGCGTGGGGAGTATCTATTGCGTTTGCTGGAGGGGGGGGATCTCTCTCCCTCCCCTGCCGGCAACGAGGAGAACATGGCAGGGGATCCGGAATTTTTGCTGGAAGTCATGGAGATGCGCGAGGCTCTGGCCATGATCACCCCCTCCCATGCTACCGCCAGTCAGCAACTCGCCGCCCTGCGGCAGGATGTCGAGCAGCGGATTGCAGCAGAAATTTCCGCCGTGAATGATGCCTTGACCGCCGCATGGGCAGAATCTTCAGCATCTTCGGCCAGGGAGCATGCCAAACGCCACATCAAACGTCTGCGTTACCATAAACGTTTTGTCGAAGAACTGGATCGTTTGGAAGAGTAA